One genomic window of Halolamina sediminis includes the following:
- a CDS encoding ABC transporter permease: protein MNALAVIARKDFKDSLRTRSIWVIAGAMTVLSLSHVLSFMSTPIADQHTRPFVLAVAQFTLWLPLAAIGIGFKSIVGERSSGSIRVLLGQPGTRRDVVFGTYLGRSLILTTTVLLSLAVMSVVVTVGFGGMEAVDVIGGTIALLLFALAWIGLTVGVSSSVASETRAIGLVMGLYALVEPLWRNLVLPLFSFAFTGSSQVPSQATVFYSLDEPTWYLYVNRLSPAEAFNAARYYVPELIEGLLYGTAVPGPHAPNVFGLAVLLGWATIPVIVGYRRFERAELQ, encoded by the coding sequence ATGAACGCGCTGGCAGTAATCGCGCGGAAGGACTTCAAGGACTCGCTGCGGACCCGTTCGATCTGGGTGATTGCTGGGGCTATGACGGTTCTCAGCCTCTCACACGTCCTCTCGTTCATGTCGACGCCGATCGCCGATCAGCACACTCGACCGTTCGTTCTGGCGGTCGCCCAGTTCACCCTCTGGCTGCCTCTCGCCGCCATCGGTATCGGGTTCAAGTCGATCGTCGGCGAACGGAGTTCCGGAAGCATCCGGGTTCTCTTGGGACAGCCGGGCACCCGCCGGGACGTGGTGTTCGGGACGTATCTCGGGCGATCGTTGATTCTGACGACGACCGTCCTGCTCTCTCTGGCGGTGATGAGCGTCGTCGTCACCGTCGGGTTCGGAGGTATGGAGGCCGTCGACGTGATCGGCGGAACGATCGCGCTGTTGCTGTTCGCGCTGGCGTGGATCGGGCTGACCGTCGGCGTGTCCAGTTCCGTCGCAAGCGAGACCCGCGCGATCGGCCTCGTGATGGGTCTGTACGCGCTGGTCGAACCGCTCTGGCGGAACCTCGTCTTGCCACTGTTCTCGTTTGCGTTCACGGGAAGCAGCCAAGTCCCCTCTCAGGCAACGGTCTTCTACTCGCTTGACGAGCCGACGTGGTATCTCTACGTCAACCGCCTTAGCCCTGCGGAAGCGTTCAACGCCGCACGCTACTACGTCCCCGAACTGATCGAGGGTCTGCTGTACGGCACAGCCGTTCCCGGACCCCACGCTCCGAACGTTTTCGGACTCGCAGTCCTGCTGGGCTGGGCGACGATTCCCGTCATCGTCGGCTACCGGCGGTTCGAGCGCGCCGAACTGCAGTAG
- a CDS encoding 50S ribosomal protein L3, protein MPQPSRPRKGSLGFGPRTRAASEVPRIRSWPDDEGSPALQGFAGYKAGMTHVVMVNDEEDSPRNGMEESVPVTVVETPPMHAIAVRAYEDTAYGSKPATEVWATEFHDELDRALDLPAENDFEGDAEELRALVEEGAVDDLRVITHTTPATLQNIPKKEPDVMETRVGGGSLQERAEFALDLVEDGGEHEFGDVFRAGEYLDASGITKGKGTQGPVKRWGVQKRKGKHARQGWRRRIGNLGPWNPSRVRSTVPQQGQTGYHQRTELNKRLIDFGEGDDASVDGGFVNYGEVDGQYALVKGSLPGPDQRLLRFRPAIRPNDQPRLDPEVRYVSTASNQG, encoded by the coding sequence ATGCCACAACCAAGCAGACCACGAAAAGGCTCGCTGGGCTTCGGCCCGCGAACGCGTGCGGCGTCGGAAGTGCCGCGTATCCGCTCGTGGCCGGACGACGAGGGCTCCCCTGCGCTGCAGGGGTTCGCTGGCTACAAGGCCGGCATGACCCACGTCGTGATGGTCAACGACGAGGAGGACTCGCCGCGGAACGGGATGGAGGAGTCCGTCCCCGTTACCGTCGTCGAGACCCCCCCGATGCACGCGATCGCCGTGCGAGCCTACGAGGACACGGCGTACGGATCGAAGCCGGCAACCGAGGTTTGGGCGACCGAGTTCCACGACGAGCTCGACCGCGCGCTCGACCTGCCGGCGGAGAACGACTTCGAGGGCGACGCTGAGGAACTGCGAGCGCTCGTCGAGGAGGGTGCGGTCGACGACCTTCGGGTCATCACCCACACCACCCCCGCGACGCTGCAGAACATCCCCAAGAAGGAACCCGACGTGATGGAGACGCGAGTCGGCGGCGGCTCCCTGCAGGAGCGTGCCGAGTTCGCGCTCGACCTGGTCGAGGACGGCGGCGAACACGAGTTCGGCGACGTCTTCCGAGCGGGCGAGTACCTCGACGCCTCGGGGATCACCAAGGGCAAAGGGACGCAGGGTCCCGTCAAGCGCTGGGGCGTCCAGAAGCGGAAGGGCAAGCACGCCCGTCAGGGCTGGCGGCGCCGCATCGGTAACCTCGGCCCGTGGAACCCGAGCCGCGTTCGCTCGACGGTTCCCCAGCAGGGCCAGACCGGCTACCACCAGCGGACGGAGCTCAACAAGCGCCTGATCGACTTCGGCGAGGGCGACGACGCCTCCGTCGACGGCGGCTTCGTCAACTACGGCGAGGTCGACGGGCAGTACGCCCTCGTGAAGGGCTCGCTGCCGGGCCCCGATCAGCGCCTCCTGCGCTTCCGCCCCGCGATTCGGCCGAACGACCAGCCGCGCCTCGATCCCGAGGTGCGCTACGTCTCCACGGCCTCCAACCAAGGGTAA
- the rplX gene encoding 50S ribosomal protein L24: MTRQPRKQRNQKRDADLHEKQKQVRATLTAELREEYGQRNVRVNAGDTVEVLRGDHAGEEGEVLEVDLRGEVIHVEEVTVEKTDGEEVPRPLDASNVRVTELDLDDEIRQARLEEDNE; the protein is encoded by the coding sequence ATGACACGACAGCCACGCAAACAACGAAACCAGAAGCGAGACGCCGACCTGCACGAGAAGCAGAAGCAGGTTCGGGCCACGCTGACGGCCGAGCTCCGCGAGGAGTACGGCCAGCGGAACGTCCGCGTCAACGCGGGCGACACCGTCGAGGTGCTCCGCGGCGACCACGCCGGCGAGGAGGGCGAAGTCCTGGAGGTCGATCTCCGGGGCGAGGTCATCCACGTCGAGGAGGTCACCGTGGAGAAGACGGACGGGGAGGAGGTTCCCCGGCCGCTCGACGCCTCGAACGTCCGCGTGACCGAACTGGATCTCGACGACGAGATCCGGCAGGCGCGTCTCGAGGAGGACAACGAATGA
- the rpl4p gene encoding 50S ribosomal protein L4, translating into MQATIRNLDGSDGDEVELPAVFETTFRPDLIKGAVQAAQANRKQAYGADEYAGLRTPAESMGSGRGMAHVPQENGRARRVPQAVGGRAAHPPKAEKDQGKKVNDKERKLATRSAIAATTDAELVTERGHDFDEDLELPLVVSDEFEELNKTKEAVEAFEALGIHDDVERADDGKSVRAGQGKARGRKYTEPKSVLVVTSEEPSRAARNLAGVDVATAADVNTEDLAPGTDAGRLTLWTESAVEEVADR; encoded by the coding sequence ATGCAAGCAACTATCCGAAACCTGGACGGCTCGGACGGCGACGAGGTCGAGCTCCCGGCGGTGTTCGAGACGACGTTCCGCCCGGACCTCATCAAAGGCGCCGTGCAGGCCGCCCAGGCCAACCGAAAGCAGGCGTACGGCGCCGACGAGTACGCCGGGCTCCGCACCCCCGCCGAGTCGATGGGGTCGGGCCGCGGCATGGCGCACGTACCTCAGGAGAACGGACGCGCGCGGCGTGTCCCGCAGGCCGTCGGTGGCCGCGCGGCACACCCGCCGAAAGCCGAGAAGGACCAGGGCAAGAAGGTCAACGACAAGGAGCGCAAGCTCGCGACCCGCTCTGCCATCGCCGCCACGACCGACGCCGAACTCGTGACCGAGCGCGGTCACGACTTCGACGAGGATCTCGAACTCCCGCTCGTCGTGAGCGACGAGTTCGAGGAACTCAACAAGACCAAGGAGGCCGTCGAGGCCTTCGAGGCGCTGGGTATCCACGACGACGTCGAGCGCGCTGACGACGGCAAGAGCGTGCGTGCCGGTCAGGGGAAAGCCCGTGGCCGGAAGTACACCGAGCCGAAGTCGGTACTGGTCGTCACCAGTGAGGAGCCCTCGCGTGCCGCACGCAACCTCGCGGGCGTTGACGTCGCGACCGCCGCGGACGTGAACACTGAGGACCTCGCACCCGGCACCGACGCCGGCCGACTGACGCTCTGGACGGAAAGCGCCGTCGAGGAGGTGGCCGACCGATGA
- a CDS encoding 50S ribosomal protein L22 yields MGISYSVDADPETTAKAMLRERQISLKHSKAISKAIKGKTVTEAEEYLDAVIEGDRSVPFKQHNSGVGHRSDIDGWDAGRFPEKASKDFLKLLTNAKNNADHQGFDGEEMTISHVAAHKVGEQVGRNPRAMGTADPWNTVEVDVEIILEEEEDN; encoded by the coding sequence ATGGGAATCAGCTACAGTGTCGACGCCGACCCGGAGACCACGGCGAAAGCCATGCTGCGGGAGCGTCAGATCAGCCTGAAGCACAGCAAGGCCATCTCGAAGGCCATCAAAGGCAAGACGGTCACCGAGGCCGAGGAGTACCTCGACGCGGTTATCGAGGGCGACCGCTCGGTGCCGTTCAAGCAGCACAACAGCGGCGTCGGACACCGATCCGACATCGACGGCTGGGACGCCGGCCGCTTCCCGGAGAAGGCCAGCAAGGACTTCCTCAAGCTGCTGACCAACGCCAAGAACAACGCCGACCATCAGGGGTTCGACGGCGAGGAGATGACCATCTCCCACGTCGCGGCCCACAAGGTCGGCGAGCAGGTCGGCCGAAACCCCCGCGCGATGGGGACCGCCGACCCCTGGAACACCGTCGAAGTGGACGTGGAAATCATCCTCGAAGAGGAGGAAGATAACTGA
- a CDS encoding 50S ribosomal protein L23 translates to MTGIIEHPLVTEKAMDQMDFDNTLQFIVNVDADKPTIEAEIESSYDVTVDSLNTMVTPQGKKKAIVRLSEEDDAQEIASRIGVF, encoded by the coding sequence ATGACTGGAATCATCGAACACCCGCTGGTCACCGAGAAGGCGATGGACCAGATGGACTTCGACAACACGCTCCAGTTCATCGTCAACGTCGACGCGGACAAGCCCACCATCGAGGCGGAGATCGAGTCCAGCTACGACGTGACCGTCGACTCGCTGAACACGATGGTCACGCCGCAGGGCAAGAAGAAGGCGATCGTCCGCCTCTCCGAGGAGGACGACGCACAGGAGATCGCCTCGCGGATCGGGGTGTTCTGA
- a CDS encoding putative RNA uridine N3 methyltransferase encodes MTDGTTLVVPSSLVREAEDKREATRKLGYVARAAAIYRIERILVFPDREAEGRWGGEFVRTVLAYAATPPYLRKEVWDERDELRYAGVLPPMRVSPRTGSEGETPESREGIVTEVGPDDRVRVNCGLQHPISLLVPPSMAVEEGERVTVRVSSREPVRARLVDEDPSGFTVDACVDIQEALAREDAGIRIGTSRHGDELTRSRLAEIAPRYRDGATVVFGSPGRGLPEIIGASPNDLPVEPDSPGFDLWLNTVPDQGSEVVRTEEAVFATLAPLALRD; translated from the coding sequence ATGACGGACGGCACCACACTCGTCGTTCCGTCGTCGCTCGTCCGGGAGGCCGAGGACAAGCGCGAGGCGACCCGGAAGCTCGGGTACGTGGCTCGCGCCGCGGCCATCTACCGGATCGAGCGAATCCTCGTCTTCCCCGACCGGGAAGCCGAGGGCCGCTGGGGCGGGGAGTTCGTCCGCACGGTGTTGGCCTACGCGGCCACACCCCCCTACCTCCGGAAGGAGGTCTGGGACGAACGCGACGAACTGCGCTACGCAGGCGTTCTCCCCCCCATGCGTGTCTCCCCACGGACCGGCTCCGAGGGTGAAACCCCGGAGTCGAGAGAAGGAATCGTGACCGAGGTCGGACCTGACGACCGCGTCCGGGTCAATTGCGGACTGCAACACCCGATCTCCCTGCTCGTCCCGCCGTCGATGGCGGTCGAAGAGGGAGAGCGCGTCACAGTCAGGGTCTCTTCGCGAGAACCCGTCCGCGCACGGCTCGTCGACGAGGACCCATCCGGGTTCACCGTCGACGCCTGCGTGGACATCCAGGAAGCCCTCGCCCGCGAGGACGCGGGCATTCGCATCGGCACGTCGCGCCACGGGGACGAACTCACCCGTTCGCGGCTGGCCGAGATCGCCCCGCGCTACCGGGACGGCGCCACCGTCGTCTTCGGCTCGCCGGGCCGCGGGCTTCCGGAGATCATCGGGGCATCCCCGAACGATCTCCCCGTCGAACCCGACTCACCCGGGTTCGACCTCTGGCTAAATACGGTTCCGGACCAGGGCAGCGAGGTAGTGCGCACCGAGGAAGCGGTGTTCGCTACGCTCGCCCCGCTCGCGCTCAGGGACTGA
- a CDS encoding 30S ribosomal protein S19, producing MSSEYRTGREGEFTYRGHTLEDLEEMDLDEVVELLPARVRRTIDRGLGVDHRKLVEAARDATEEETANDPLRTHLRDMPILPEFVGLTFEVYNGHSFDRVKVEPEMIGHYLGEFHLTRSTVEHGQAGIGATRSSKFVPLK from the coding sequence ATGAGCTCGGAATACCGAACCGGCCGCGAAGGGGAGTTCACCTACCGCGGTCACACGCTCGAGGACCTCGAAGAGATGGATCTCGACGAGGTCGTGGAACTGCTACCCGCCCGCGTGCGGCGAACTATCGACCGGGGACTCGGCGTCGACCACCGCAAGCTGGTCGAGGCAGCCCGGGACGCGACCGAGGAGGAGACCGCGAACGATCCGCTCCGGACGCACCTCCGGGACATGCCGATCCTGCCCGAGTTCGTCGGCCTCACCTTCGAGGTGTACAACGGCCACAGCTTCGACCGCGTGAAGGTCGAGCCGGAGATGATCGGCCACTACCTCGGTGAGTTCCACCTCACCCGATCCACCGTCGAGCACGGTCAGGCCGGCATCGGCGCGACCCGGTCCTCGAAGTTCGTGCCACTCAAGTAA
- a CDS encoding 50S ribosomal protein L14, giving the protein MEALKADVTQGLEKGSKIVCADNTGARELKVISITGYSGTKNRHPKAGIGDKITVSVTKGTPEMRRQVLEAVVVRQRKPIRRPNGERLKFEDNAAVIIDENEEPRGTEIKGPVAREVAERFGTIASTATMIV; this is encoded by the coding sequence ATGGAGGCGCTGAAAGCCGACGTCACGCAGGGTCTGGAGAAGGGCTCGAAGATCGTCTGCGCCGACAACACCGGCGCCCGCGAGCTCAAGGTCATCAGCATCACCGGCTACTCGGGGACGAAGAACCGTCACCCGAAAGCCGGCATCGGCGACAAGATCACCGTCTCGGTCACCAAGGGCACGCCCGAAATGCGCCGCCAGGTGCTCGAAGCGGTGGTCGTTCGCCAGCGAAAGCCGATCCGGCGACCGAACGGCGAGCGCCTCAAGTTCGAGGACAACGCCGCCGTCATCATCGACGAGAACGAGGAGCCCCGCGGTACGGAGATCAAGGGGCCCGTCGCTCGCGAGGTCGCTGAGCGGTTCGGCACCATCGCCAGCACGGCGACGATGATCGTCTAA
- a CDS encoding ribonuclease P protein component 1 — MALTPDTLTRHELNGLPVRVADAANPDLVGISGRVVVETMKTFHVDDGRRVRQVPKSGSCFEFAITNAEDAARASVAPAADEAAGAAEASGSVSQLGTETAGVRPGKSGPSAPPRSQGRGASQFEEDDSPRTGECQDTVYVTVDGERLLSRPTARTERGGDSTWQSD, encoded by the coding sequence ATGGCACTCACACCCGATACCCTCACACGACACGAGCTCAACGGGCTGCCCGTCCGGGTAGCCGACGCCGCCAACCCCGACCTCGTCGGGATCAGCGGCCGCGTCGTGGTCGAGACGATGAAGACGTTCCACGTCGACGACGGGCGTCGGGTGCGGCAGGTCCCCAAGTCGGGGAGCTGCTTCGAGTTCGCTATCACGAACGCGGAGGACGCTGCGAGAGCCAGCGTCGCTCCCGCCGCAGATGAAGCCGCGGGCGCCGCCGAGGCGTCCGGGTCCGTATCCCAACTCGGGACGGAAACTGCCGGGGTCCGCCCCGGTAAGTCTGGCCCGTCCGCCCCGCCCCGGAGTCAGGGTCGGGGGGCGAGCCAGTTCGAGGAGGACGACTCTCCCCGAACCGGCGAGTGCCAGGATACGGTCTACGTAACGGTGGATGGCGAACGACTGCTCTCACGACCCACCGCGCGAACCGAGCGCGGGGGTGATTCGACATGGCAATCGGACTAA
- a CDS encoding 30S ribosomal protein S17, which translates to MAIGLNVEQPEETCSDENCPFHGDLSVRGQTLEGEVASTDMDKTVVVEREYDVRVPKYDRYMKRRSRVPAHLPPCVDTEEGDTVRIAETRPLSKTKSHVVVDVLDDGGE; encoded by the coding sequence ATGGCAATCGGACTAAACGTAGAACAACCGGAGGAGACCTGCTCCGACGAGAACTGTCCGTTCCACGGGGACCTCTCCGTGCGCGGGCAGACGCTCGAGGGTGAAGTCGCCTCCACCGACATGGACAAGACCGTCGTCGTGGAGCGGGAGTACGACGTTCGTGTGCCGAAGTACGATCGGTACATGAAGCGTCGATCCCGCGTCCCGGCACACCTGCCGCCGTGTGTGGACACGGAGGAGGGTGACACGGTTCGCATCGCAGAGACACGACCGCTCTCGAAGACCAAATCGCACGTCGTCGTCGACGTTCTCGACGACGGGGGTGAATGA
- a CDS encoding 50S ribosomal protein L2 gives MGRRIQGQRRGRGTPTFRAPSHRYKADLEHKKSEEHDTISGEVVDIEHDPARSAPLADVEFEDGDRRLVLAPEGIAVGDTLQVGVSAEIKPGNTLPLAEIPEGIPICNVESQVGDGGKFARASGVSAQLMSHDRDVAVVQLPSGEVRRLPPACRATIGVVAGGGRTEKPFVKAGNKHHKMKARGTKYPRVRGVAMNAVDHPFGGGGRQHPGQPKSVSRDAPPGRKVGDIASKRTGRSGGKGGE, from the coding sequence ATGGGACGACGAATTCAGGGGCAGCGGCGTGGCCGCGGGACGCCCACGTTCCGGGCGCCTTCCCACCGCTACAAAGCTGACCTCGAACACAAGAAAAGCGAGGAGCACGACACGATCTCCGGCGAAGTCGTCGACATCGAACACGACCCCGCCCGCAGCGCGCCGCTGGCGGACGTCGAGTTCGAGGACGGCGACCGTCGGCTCGTGCTCGCTCCCGAAGGTATCGCCGTCGGCGACACCCTGCAGGTGGGTGTCTCCGCCGAGATCAAGCCCGGTAACACGCTGCCGCTCGCGGAGATCCCGGAGGGGATCCCGATCTGTAACGTCGAGAGCCAGGTGGGCGACGGCGGGAAGTTCGCCCGCGCCTCCGGCGTCTCGGCACAGCTGATGAGCCACGACCGCGACGTCGCGGTCGTCCAGCTGCCCAGCGGCGAGGTTCGCCGGCTCCCGCCGGCCTGCCGAGCCACCATCGGCGTCGTCGCCGGCGGTGGGCGAACGGAGAAGCCGTTCGTCAAAGCCGGCAACAAGCACCACAAGATGAAGGCCCGCGGGACCAAATACCCGCGTGTCCGTGGGGTCGCGATGAACGCCGTCGACCACCCGTTCGGTGGCGGCGGCCGCCAGCACCCCGGTCAGCCCAAGTCCGTCTCGCGGGACGCCCCGCCGGGACGGAAGGTGGGCGACATCGCCTCCAAGCGCACCGGCCGCAGCGGTGGCAAGGGGGGAGAGTAA
- a CDS encoding DUF1028 domain-containing protein — translation MTISIAARDPESGQVGVAVASAFPAVGAVCPWVSAEGAVVTQSWDAGADYGEALLALLDRGISLPTAAEAFVAGRAGSVGLQLHGIDADGGTYAHTGEKCVEHADHYVGEEYTVGGDLLASPEVIDAVAAAFERATGRFTDRLLTALEASESAGGDKRGDNLSAAVLVYGDPHKLYHNLRVDAPGQPIADLREAYESALETERGMDDEEMQKFWGDAVPETIREYPIRY, via the coding sequence GTGACTATCTCGATCGCGGCCCGCGATCCCGAGTCCGGGCAGGTCGGCGTCGCCGTCGCGTCGGCGTTCCCTGCGGTCGGGGCAGTCTGCCCGTGGGTGAGCGCCGAGGGCGCCGTCGTCACCCAGTCGTGGGACGCCGGCGCCGACTACGGGGAGGCGCTGCTCGCCCTGCTCGACCGAGGGATCTCGCTCCCGACGGCGGCGGAGGCGTTCGTCGCCGGCCGGGCAGGGTCTGTCGGCCTCCAGCTTCACGGGATCGACGCCGACGGGGGGACGTACGCCCACACCGGCGAGAAGTGCGTCGAGCACGCCGACCACTACGTCGGCGAGGAGTACACTGTCGGCGGGGACCTGCTCGCGAGCCCCGAGGTGATCGACGCTGTCGCCGCCGCGTTCGAGCGCGCGACCGGGCGGTTCACCGACCGGCTGCTGACGGCGCTGGAAGCCAGCGAGTCCGCCGGCGGCGACAAGCGCGGTGACAACCTCAGCGCCGCGGTGCTGGTGTACGGCGACCCGCACAAGCTCTACCACAACCTCAGAGTCGACGCGCCCGGCCAGCCGATCGCGGACCTGCGCGAGGCGTACGAGTCCGCACTGGAGACCGAGCGCGGGATGGACGACGAGGAGATGCAGAAGTTCTGGGGCGACGCCGTCCCCGAGACGATCCGCGAGTACCCGATCCGGTACTGA
- a CDS encoding ATP-binding protein: MKFDNRANGILVALGCLLGAIVVSEFTWLILSSRLHLINAVYVTGLLTSLPGIVGLVAGGRYLSRSSLSGGQQFRVLKWTVAGGIGFMLVNAVLILTMPPENVLIVVGWTRWSLSIGVGGGFLIGYYEARAVERAVNAERASVQAKESEERREMLDYLNSLLRHEVLNTAAVISGYADLLKQRSSEEDPDYEYLDVIERQANELTGTTKDVRLLLQSLEEGTDLGPVDLTDVLAEELDKLEDRYGYVETDAEIPDGVYVRADELLKRVFSNLLNNAVEHNESGHPHVTVSVSAGPDTVDVRVADNGSGIPEAERDLLFETATGKTDHGIGLTIVARLVERYGGAVELTDTGPEGTVFTVTLPRVEPESSTDSPQEASTATASSPPE; the protein is encoded by the coding sequence GTGAAGTTTGACAACCGTGCAAACGGGATTCTGGTCGCGCTCGGTTGTCTGTTAGGCGCGATTGTTGTTTCTGAGTTCACCTGGCTTATACTTTCGAGCCGGCTTCACCTGATAAATGCCGTCTACGTCACCGGCCTCCTGACGAGCCTTCCGGGGATCGTCGGACTCGTCGCGGGTGGGAGGTATCTGTCGCGCTCGTCGCTCTCCGGCGGGCAGCAGTTCCGCGTGCTGAAGTGGACCGTCGCCGGGGGGATCGGGTTCATGCTGGTGAACGCCGTGCTGATTCTCACGATGCCGCCGGAGAACGTCCTGATCGTCGTCGGGTGGACGCGGTGGTCGCTCAGCATCGGCGTCGGCGGGGGGTTCCTGATCGGCTACTACGAGGCACGGGCGGTGGAGCGTGCTGTGAATGCCGAGCGCGCATCCGTCCAAGCGAAGGAGTCCGAGGAGCGCCGGGAGATGCTCGACTACCTCAACTCCCTCCTCCGACACGAGGTGCTGAACACCGCCGCCGTCATCAGCGGCTACGCCGACCTACTCAAACAGCGATCCAGCGAGGAGGACCCCGACTACGAGTACCTCGACGTCATCGAGCGGCAGGCGAACGAGCTCACCGGGACGACCAAGGACGTGCGTCTGCTGCTGCAGTCCCTCGAAGAGGGGACCGACCTCGGCCCCGTGGATCTCACCGACGTGCTGGCGGAGGAGCTCGACAAACTGGAGGACCGGTACGGTTACGTGGAGACCGACGCGGAGATCCCTGACGGCGTGTACGTCCGTGCCGACGAGCTTCTCAAACGTGTGTTCTCGAACCTGCTCAACAACGCGGTCGAACACAACGAGAGCGGCCACCCCCACGTCACTGTCTCGGTCTCCGCGGGACCGGACACCGTCGACGTCCGCGTCGCGGACAACGGCTCGGGCATCCCCGAAGCCGAGCGCGACCTGCTGTTCGAGACGGCGACGGGGAAGACGGACCACGGGATCGGTCTCACCATCGTCGCGCGGTTGGTCGAGCGATACGGCGGGGCCGTCGAACTCACCGACACCGGCCCGGAGGGCACCGTGTTCACCGTGACACTACCGAGGGTCGAGCCGGAATCGTCGACGGACTCCCCACAGGAAGCGTCGACCGCAACCGCGTCGTCGCCCCCGGAGTAG
- a CDS encoding ABC transporter ATP-binding protein produces MAAIETSNLTKQYGDTIALQAFDLTVERGEIFGFLGPNGAGKSTMIDILLDFVRPTDGEAEITGHDPQQFPRKVRRDLGVLPDDYGLYDSLTGREHIELAVSLNDSGEDPEAVLARVGLADAGDEAAGSYSKGMSQRLAFGMALIGDPDVLVLDEPTSGIDPNGVQDIREIIREEADRGTTVFFSTHILEQVEAVCDRVGIIDDGELVAVDTIDGLRDRFDSRSMLSLSVDTTPIDLELGDIDGVSAVEIAEGRVEVRLTDADAKSTVIARVEASGASVTDIEIEEASLGDLFARLTAEEADA; encoded by the coding sequence ATGGCCGCCATCGAAACCTCCAACCTAACCAAGCAGTACGGAGACACGATAGCCCTCCAAGCGTTCGATCTCACAGTCGAGCGCGGGGAGATATTTGGATTTCTCGGCCCCAACGGCGCCGGAAAGTCGACGATGATCGACATCCTCCTCGATTTCGTCCGCCCGACCGACGGGGAGGCGGAGATCACGGGCCACGACCCCCAGCAGTTCCCCCGTAAGGTCCGGCGGGATCTCGGCGTTCTCCCGGACGACTACGGCCTCTACGACTCGCTCACCGGGCGCGAACATATCGAACTCGCCGTCTCCCTCAACGATAGCGGGGAGGACCCCGAGGCGGTTCTCGCCCGTGTCGGCCTCGCCGACGCCGGTGACGAAGCGGCCGGGAGCTACTCGAAGGGGATGTCACAGCGACTCGCGTTCGGGATGGCGCTCATCGGCGATCCCGACGTGCTCGTACTGGATGAACCGACGTCCGGCATCGACCCGAACGGGGTACAGGACATCCGAGAGATAATCCGTGAGGAGGCCGACCGCGGAACGACCGTCTTCTTCTCGACCCATATCCTCGAACAGGTCGAAGCGGTCTGTGACCGTGTCGGAATCATCGACGACGGCGAACTCGTCGCCGTCGATACGATCGACGGGCTTCGGGACCGGTTCGACAGCCGCTCGATGCTTTCCCTCTCGGTCGACACGACGCCGATAGACCTCGAACTCGGCGATATCGACGGTGTTAGCGCGGTCGAGATCGCCGAGGGACGGGTCGAAGTCCGGTTGACTGACGCCGACGCGAAGTCCACCGTCATCGCCCGGGTCGAGGCGTCCGGGGCGTCCGTAACCGACATCGAGATCGAGGAGGCGTCGCTCGGTGACCTGTTTGCCCGGCTTACCGCCGAGGAGGCCGACGCATGA
- the rpmC gene encoding 50S ribosomal protein L29 codes for MAILYTEEIRDMTPAERAAELEELETELLNARAVQAAGGAPENPGRVGELRRTIARIKTIQNEEGDDVEAAEIQE; via the coding sequence ATGGCGATTCTCTACACTGAAGAGATCAGAGACATGACGCCCGCCGAGCGGGCGGCCGAGCTCGAGGAGCTCGAGACCGAGCTCCTGAACGCTCGCGCCGTGCAGGCGGCGGGTGGCGCGCCGGAGAACCCCGGCCGCGTCGGCGAGCTTCGCCGCACGATCGCCCGGATCAAGACGATCCAGAACGAGGAAGGCGACGACGTCGAAGCGGCCGAGATTCAGGAGTAA